A genomic window from Candidatus Andeanibacterium colombiense includes:
- the rpoH gene encoding RNA polymerase sigma factor RpoH, protein MTTQSNGKSRTLAVPALSGEQSLNRYLSEIKKFPILTPEQEYMLAKRYAEHEDPEAAAQLVTSHLRLVAKIAHGYRGYGLPISDLISEGNVGLMQGVKKFEPDRGFRLATYAMWWIKASIQEFILRSWSLVKIGTTAAQKKLFFNLRRMKRQLDAYEDSDLHPDDVAKIATDLGVPEQEVINMNRRMMMGGDASLNVSLRSDEEGAGQWQDWLVDDKPLQDETVADAEEAQMRHEMLSEAMDSLNEREKHILTERRLVDDPQTLEELSQHYDVSRERIRQIEVRAFEKLQKAMQRIAGEKLIAHAA, encoded by the coding sequence GTGACTACTCAATCCAACGGCAAATCGAGGACCCTCGCCGTTCCCGCGCTGAGCGGGGAGCAGAGCCTCAATCGCTATTTATCCGAGATCAAGAAGTTTCCGATTTTAACGCCCGAGCAGGAATACATGCTCGCGAAGCGCTATGCGGAACATGAAGATCCTGAAGCTGCCGCGCAGCTCGTCACCAGCCATCTGCGGCTCGTGGCGAAGATCGCGCATGGCTATCGCGGCTACGGCCTGCCGATTTCCGACCTCATCTCCGAAGGCAATGTCGGGCTGATGCAGGGCGTGAAGAAATTCGAGCCCGATCGCGGCTTCCGCCTCGCGACCTATGCGATGTGGTGGATCAAGGCATCGATCCAGGAGTTCATCCTGCGCAGCTGGAGCCTGGTCAAGATCGGCACCACCGCCGCGCAGAAGAAACTGTTCTTCAACCTGCGCCGGATGAAGCGCCAGCTCGACGCCTACGAGGACAGCGACCTGCATCCGGACGACGTCGCGAAGATCGCGACCGATCTCGGCGTACCCGAGCAGGAAGTGATCAACATGAACCGGCGGATGATGATGGGCGGCGATGCGTCGCTCAACGTCTCGCTGCGCAGCGACGAGGAAGGCGCTGGCCAGTGGCAGGACTGGCTGGTCGATGACAAGCCGCTGCAAGACGAAACCGTCGCCGACGCCGAGGAAGCGCAGATGCGCCATGAGATGCTGTCCGAAGCGATGGACAGCCTGAATGAGCGCGAGAAGCACATCCTCACCGAACGCCGGCTGGTGGACGACCCGCAGACGCTCGAGGAATTGAGCCAGCACTACGACGTCAGCCGCGAACGCATCCGCCAGATCGAGGTGCGCGCATTCGAGAAGCTCCAGAAGGCGATGCAGCGCATCGCCGGCGAGAAGCTGATCGCCCACGCGGCCTGA
- a CDS encoding cation diffusion facilitator family transporter has product MSAEHHHDHARDHGHAHGQGHSHGHGHHHGPASYNGAFFFGVVLNSSFVVVEATYGLISGSMALVADAGHNLSDVLSLMIAWAASIMAARPPSARYTYGYKSSSILAALVNAGLLLVALGAILIETLRRLFEPAPVEGDTMIAIAAIGVVINTATALLFMRGRKDDLNVRGAFLHMAADALVSVGVVIAGVLVVRTGLPWIDPVTGLVIVAVIAWGTWGLLKDSIKMGLHAVPDGIDEGEVRGWLAALPGVTAVHDMHIWPMSTTENAFTAHLVCPAGFPGDKFLRDIAGELEHRFGIHHATVQIETGGAECDPC; this is encoded by the coding sequence ATGAGCGCGGAACACCATCACGATCATGCGCGGGATCATGGCCATGCTCATGGGCAGGGGCATTCCCACGGGCACGGCCATCACCACGGCCCCGCCAGCTACAATGGCGCGTTCTTCTTCGGCGTGGTGCTCAACAGCAGCTTCGTGGTGGTCGAGGCGACGTACGGGCTGATCTCGGGCTCGATGGCGCTGGTAGCCGATGCCGGGCACAATCTGTCGGACGTGCTGAGCCTGATGATCGCCTGGGCGGCCAGCATCATGGCCGCCCGGCCGCCCTCGGCACGCTACACCTATGGCTACAAGTCGAGCTCGATCCTGGCCGCGCTGGTCAACGCCGGGCTTCTGCTGGTAGCGCTCGGCGCGATCCTGATCGAGACCCTGCGGCGACTGTTCGAACCGGCCCCGGTCGAAGGCGACACGATGATCGCGATCGCCGCGATCGGAGTGGTGATCAACACCGCCACCGCCCTGCTGTTCATGCGCGGGCGCAAGGACGATCTGAACGTCCGCGGTGCCTTCCTGCACATGGCGGCCGACGCGCTGGTCTCGGTCGGGGTGGTGATCGCGGGCGTGCTGGTGGTGCGCACCGGCCTGCCGTGGATCGACCCCGTCACCGGCCTGGTGATCGTCGCGGTGATTGCCTGGGGCACCTGGGGCCTGCTCAAGGACAGCATCAAGATGGGGCTCCATGCAGTGCCCGACGGGATCGACGAGGGCGAGGTGCGCGGGTGGCTCGCCGCCCTACCCGGCGTGACAGCAGTCCACGACATGCATATCTGGCCGATGAGCACGACCGAGAATGCCTTTACCGCGCATCTGGTGTGCCCTGCCGGCTTTCCCGGCGATAAATTCCTCCGCGATATCGCCGGCGAACTCGAACACCGCTTCGGTATCCACCACGCGACGGTGCAGATCGAAACCGGCGGAGCGGAGTGCGATCCGTGCTGA
- a CDS encoding low molecular weight protein tyrosine phosphatase family protein, translating to MGEKHFLFICSQNRLRSPTAEQIFADWPGVEAFSAGTTHDAENPLTDELVQWADIVVVMERTHCNKLRRKHRKALVQTRVICLDIPDEYEFIDPGLVRLLKARMLRHLPAHPLAGD from the coding sequence TTGGGCGAGAAGCATTTTCTCTTCATCTGCAGTCAGAACCGCCTACGCAGCCCGACTGCGGAGCAGATTTTCGCGGATTGGCCCGGCGTAGAAGCGTTCTCGGCCGGAACCACCCACGACGCGGAGAACCCGCTGACCGATGAACTGGTGCAATGGGCCGACATCGTCGTCGTGATGGAACGGACCCACTGCAACAAGCTGCGACGCAAGCACCGCAAGGCGCTCGTGCAGACTCGCGTAATATGCCTCGATATTCCCGACGAGTATGAATTCATAGATCCGGGCCTGGTGCGCCTGCTCAAGGCCCGCATGCTGCGGCACCTTCCGGCGCATCCCCTCGCTGGCGATTAG
- the mtgA gene encoding monofunctional biosynthetic peptidoglycan transglycosylase, with amino-acid sequence MRFFVMAFVWFLVLSVGLVVVYKFIPPPVTLTMILDDNGIDKSWRSLSSIDRNMVDAAIAAEDGKFCSHNGFDRAAIEKAIQRNAKGGRIRGGSTISQQTAKNVFLWQNGGYVRKGFEAWFTLLIENIWGKRRIMEVYLNVAETGLGTYGAEEGAQRYYKHSAARLTPVEAARIAAVLPLPKERAAIAPSGFTRRYGNTIAARIGVVRRDGLDACVYD; translated from the coding sequence ATGCGCTTTTTCGTGATGGCGTTCGTGTGGTTCCTCGTGCTCAGCGTGGGGCTGGTGGTGGTGTACAAATTCATCCCCCCCCCGGTGACGCTGACGATGATCCTCGACGATAACGGGATCGACAAAAGCTGGCGCTCGCTCTCCAGCATCGACCGCAACATGGTCGATGCGGCGATCGCGGCAGAGGATGGCAAATTCTGCAGCCACAACGGCTTCGACCGCGCGGCGATCGAGAAGGCGATCCAGCGCAATGCCAAGGGAGGGCGCATCCGCGGCGGATCCACGATCAGCCAGCAGACCGCCAAGAACGTGTTCCTGTGGCAAAACGGCGGCTATGTCCGCAAAGGCTTCGAAGCCTGGTTCACCCTGCTGATCGAGAACATCTGGGGCAAGCGACGGATCATGGAGGTCTACCTCAACGTCGCCGAAACCGGCCTCGGCACCTATGGCGCCGAGGAAGGCGCGCAGCGCTATTACAAGCATTCCGCTGCCCGCCTCACCCCGGTCGAGGCGGCCCGCATCGCCGCGGTGCTCCCGCTGCCCAAGGAGCGCGCAGCGATCGCCCCATCGGGCTTCACCCGCCGCTATGGCAACACCATCGCCGCCCGGATCGGCGTGGTAAGGCGCGACGGGCTCGACGCCTGCGTTTACGACTGA
- a CDS encoding GFA family protein — translation MLNGRLREGGCACGAFRFRAQGEPIFVNNCHCTLCQRQTGGTGVVNAFYESNRIEVLQGELTEHVVEGGGGGDHTICRCAQCGTAVFSYYPRVGRLGAGVRVGSFDDASVFTPTAVVFAKYRMPWVTLPEGVPAFDEYYSPKELYSEEAFGRLMALVERKDAAAG, via the coding sequence GTGCTGAACGGCCGCCTGCGTGAAGGCGGCTGCGCCTGCGGGGCTTTCCGCTTCCGCGCACAGGGCGAGCCGATCTTCGTCAACAATTGCCACTGCACGCTGTGCCAGCGCCAGACCGGCGGGACGGGCGTGGTCAACGCCTTCTACGAGAGCAACCGGATCGAAGTGCTGCAGGGAGAACTGACCGAGCATGTCGTAGAGGGCGGCGGCGGCGGCGACCACACGATCTGCCGCTGTGCGCAGTGCGGGACGGCGGTGTTCAGCTATTACCCGCGCGTGGGGCGGCTGGGTGCCGGGGTCCGCGTCGGGAGCTTCGACGATGCCTCGGTGTTCACGCCGACCGCAGTGGTGTTCGCGAAATACCGGATGCCTTGGGTAACGCTGCCCGAGGGCGTGCCAGCGTTCGACGAGTATTACAGTCCGAAGGAGCTTTATTCCGAGGAAGCGTTCGGGCGGCTGATGGCGCTGGTGGAGCGGAAGGACGCGGCAGCCGGCTAA